In Muribaculum gordoncarteri, the genomic window GCCCTCGTGTGGAACTGCATCCTTGCCGCGCTCGGTTATTGGCTCGGCAAGATAGTACCGCAAGAACAACTATATGCCAAAGTAGAGGAGTACAACGAATACCTCACCTACATAGGCCTCGGCATAGGAGTTGTGTGCGTGCTCTTCATCCTGTGGAACGCATTCAAGCCTCATCCACAAAGCAACGACCAACAATTGTAAGCAATCAATATCTAAAGCCATGCTCGTAGCACCATCATTATTATCAGCCAATTTCGCCAATCTGCAAGCCGATTTTGAAATTCTTAACTCAAGCAATGCCGATTATCTGCATGTGGATGTAATGGACGGAGTATTTGTGCCTAACATCTCTATAGGCTTTCCGGTTATAAAAGCCATTCAACGGCTCGCCCGAAAACCGCTCGATGTGCACATGATGATCGTAGAACCGCAGAAGTACATATCGCAAGTGCGTGACTGCGGAGCCGAAATCATGAACGTACACTTTGAGGCCTGCACCCATCTCAACCGCGTGGTGCATGAAATCAAGGAGGCAGGAATGAAAGCCGGAGTGACATTAAATCCCGCCACACCTGTTTTCATGCTTGAGGACATCATTTCGGAACTCGACCTCGTGCTCATTATGTCGGTCAATCCGGGATTCGGCGGACAGGCATTCATTGAAAACTCGCTGAACAAGGTCAGCCGTCTGCGCCGACTTATCGAGGCAAGCGGCTCGCACGCACTGATAGAGGTCGACGGAGGTGTCAACGAAATGACCGGAGCCGCCCTGTCGAAAGCGGGAGCCGACATTCTCGTCGCCGGCAGCTATGTGTTCAAGGCTCCCGACCCGATGAAAGCCATCGACACATTGAAAAGCCTCTAAGATATTGCTGGCTTGCGATTTGAAATTTTTCAAGCAACACATTCCATGTTTTTTTGTTTTTGAGCCGAGGTTGTTGTAACTTTGTACTAACAACATCGGCTTAAAATTTTATTTGCTATAGAGCTTCACTATTAGTTATTAAGCACTTATGAGATCAGACAATATATTATCCGACAACTTCGACCCCGATGTACTCGACCGCGAGTACAAGGAGCCGTCACAACCCGCACCGCGCAAGCGCAACACGACGCGCCAGGCTGCAGCTAAAAAGGAATCCAAACCGGGCGCCATATCGCGATTTATCCATGACAAGCGTACACGCCTCTTTGTGGGTATAGCAATGATATGCTGGGCCGCCTACCTTATAATCGTCACCCTCTCCTACTTCACACACGGAGCCGACGACCAAAGCGCGACAATCAATCTGTCGATATCGGAAATGGCGCAACGCGGCGATGAGATCAACAATGCGGGAGGCCCCATAGGAGCATTCCTGTCACAAAGCGCAATATCCAATGGCATAGGAATAGGAGCACTTGTAATCATATACTACTTCCTTGCCCTCGGATGGGGATTGCTGCATAAGGGTAAAGTGGGATTCTGGTCGCTGACTATGAAATCGCTCATTGTTGCGATTACCGTTTCAATCGTTACAGGACTTGTAACCTATAAGGCACATTCATGGGTGTTCTGGGGCGGTATACACGGATATGAGGTCAACACGTTCCTGATGTCGCACATAGGCGTAACCGGAGCAATACTTGTAAGCATCCTGCTTGTGGCTCTTGTCGCATCAATATACCTCAATGAGCTGAGACTCCTCTATGTTGCCTATCGCAAGCGCGTGGATGAGCACCGCAGACGCGTAGAAGCCGAACGCGCCGCCGCTGAAGAATCACGCCGAAAGGTTGAGGAATCACTGAAAGAGTCGGCCGAAATAGTTGACAATTCCAGAAATGAGGTTACGCGCGAATCATCGGTACAGCTTGAGAACAAGACCCTTGACTTCGAGGATTATGCCAACGATAACAATGTTGACGACAACCCTGCCGACACCTACAAGACCGAACCCGAAATCGACGATGACATCTACGACACCTTGGACGACGAAACGAAAGACGACATTCAAGACGAGCCTGAAGCCACCGACAACAACGAGGATGTGAGCATGACCGTAAATGAAGGCGAAATCGAAGAAGCCGACGAAATAGCGACCGACACCTACGACCCGACGGCCGAACTGTCGCGCTACCATTTCCCGTCAATAGAGCTGCTCAACAACATTCAGGTCAAAGCCAACAGTGTCGACCAGCAGGAAATGGAGGAGAACAAGGAGCGCATCACTTCAACGCTTTCCAACTACAGCATCCCCATTTCACATATCGAGGCTACGGTAGGCCCCACCGTTACACTTTATGAAATAGTACCTGCCGAGGGCGTGCGAATTGCCAAGATAAAGCGCCTTGAGGACGACATAGCCTTGAGCCTTGCCGCACTGGGAATACGTATCATCGCACCTATTCCGGGCAAGGGAACGATAGGTATCGAAGTGCCCAACAAGGAGCCTCAGATGGTGCCTATACGCTCGATAATATCATCGCGTAAGTTCCAGGAGTGCAACTATGAGTTGCCGATGGCAATGGGATCCACAATTTCCAAGGATGTATTCATAGCCGACCTCACCAAGATGCCCCACGTGCTTGTGGCCGGTGCCACCGGACAGGGAAAATCGGTGGGCCTCAACACCATAATAGCATCGCTGCTTTACAAGAAGCATCCGGCCGAGCTGAAATTTGTGCTTGTCGACCCCAAGATGGTTGAGTTCAGCCTTTACAGCAAGCTTGAGCGCCACTATCTTGCCAAGCTCCCCGACGAGAATGAAGCTATCATCACCGATCCGATGAAGGTCGTAGCCACGCTCAACTCCCTGTGTGTGGAGATGGACAACCGTTACGCCTTGCTCAAGGATGCCAACGTGCGCACAATAAAGGAGTATAACAATAAGTTCATCCAGCGTCGACTCAATCCCGAAAAGGGACACCGCTACCTCCCCTACATTGTTATCATAGTCGACGAGTTTGGCGACTTGATAATGATGGCAGGAAAGGAAGTTGAAACTCCTATAGCGCGTATAGCCCAGAAGGCACGTGCCGTGGGTATGCACATGATTCTTGCCACACAGCGTCCGTCGACCAATGTAATCACAGGTATCATCAAGGCCAACTTCCCGGGACGAATCGCGTTCAGGGTATCGCAGATGGTCGACAGCCGCACGATTCTCGACCGCACGGGAGCCAATCAGCTGATAGGAAAGGGCGACATGCTATTCTCGCACAACGGCGAGATGGAGCGTGTGCAGTGCGCATTCATCAGCACCGAGGAGGTCGAAGCTATATGTGATGCGATCGACGAACAGGTAGGATATCCCAACGCCTATCCCCTGCCCGACTATGTTCCTGAAAGCGACGGTTCAACAAGCCTCGGAGCAGTCAACGACCGCGATCCGCTCTTTGAAGAAGCGGCAAGATTTATCGTTACTTCAAGCACCGCCTCAACATCTTCGCTTCAAAGGCGTTATTCTATAGGATACAATCGAGCAGGCAAAATCATGGATCAGCTCGAGGCCGCCGGCATAGTAGGCCCCGCTTCGGGAGCCAAGCCCCGTCAGGTTCTTGTCGATTCATTGCAGCTCGAGAGAATGCTTGAAATAACTGCTTAAAACGTAATTTTACAATGTCACGACTCATAACTGCAATACTTCTCATTTTAGCCGTTTCACTGAATGCGGCGGTTCCCGTAACATCGCCCGAGGAGGTAATAGCCTCGGCGGCTAAAAGCTTTAAGAATGCCAAATCGGTAACCGCACCCTACAGCATGACAATGGACGGCAACACGGTGAAAGGCGAAGCGGTTATAAGCGGCGACAAATTCAGGATAACCACTCCGGGAATGTCGATATGGTATGACGGACGCACTCAATGGACCTATTCCTCATCGACCGGCGAAGTAAACGTAACCGAGCCGACAGCCGAGGAGCTGCAGCAAATCAACCCGTTTGCAATAATCAACTCATTCCGCAGCAGCTATAAGGCGCGCATGATTTCGTCGACCTCATCATCGTGCAAAATCGAGTTCACGCCTGTCAACAGCCGGGGAGCGCAGATTCTGAAAGCCACGATAACGTTCAACGCCTCGACCCACATGCCGGTCGACATTGCATTGACACTTGACAATGGAGCGCAGGCGTCGATAAAGGTCGGGACGGTAAAAACCGGTATCAGTTATCCGGCATCGACATTTGTGTATGACAAGAGCAAATATCCCGATGCCGAGATTATCGACCTCCGATAGTGACACAGAACATTAAAGTTAACAACGCATAATCAATTTAAATCATGAGTAACGAGTCAACAAAATGCCTCATCATCGGTTCGGGGCCGGCAGGATACACCGCCGCCATATATGCCTCGCGAGCCAATATCTCTCCCATATTGTATGAAGGAATAATGCCCGGCGGACAGCTCACCACCACATCGGAAGTGGAGAACTTTCCCGGCTATCCCGAAGGTGTAATGGGAGCACAGCTCATGGACGACCTGCGCAAGCAAGCCGAACGATTCGGAGCCGACATTCGCCCGGGAATAATAACCAAGGTCGACTTCAGCAAGCGTCCATTTACCGCTGTCGCCGACGATAACACTACAATAGTTGCCGACACGGTCATAATAGCAACCGGAGCGTCGGCTCGTTATCTTGGTCTACCCGACGAGCAACGCTATTCAGGTCTTGGTGTTTCAGCCTGTGCCACCTGCGACGGCTTCTTCTATCGCGGACGCACTGTGGCTGTTGTAGGCGGAGGCGATACAGCCTGCGAAGAAGCCTACTATCTCAGCAATCTCGCTCAAAAGGTATATCTGATTGTGCGTAAGGACTATCTGCGTGCATCAAAGGTTATGCAGAAGCGAGTGATGGATAAGAATAACATCACAATTCTCTTTAACACCAACACATTGGGACTCTTTGGCTCGGAATTCCTCGAAGGAGCGCATCTGGTGGAACATGTAGGCACCGACAAGGAGCGTAAATTTGACATAAACATCGACGGTTTCTTCCTTGCAATCGGCCACAATCCCAACACCGAGATATTCAAAGGCCAGGTCGACCTCGACGCACAAGGTTATGTCGTGGTTTCAGGCGGTTCAACAGCAACGAGCGTGCCCGGAGTATTTGCAGCCGGCGATGTCGCCGACCCGCACTATCAGCAGGCAATATCGGCAGCCGGAACCGGATGTCGCGCCGCACTCGATGCCGAGCGCTTCATTATGGAATCGCAATCTTAGCAACCTAAAACAATCAATAAATATCTGCAAAGTCCATGACCTCCCTATCAGGAAGTCATGGACTTTCTATATTTCTCTAATTGCATTTTTTGCTTAAAAAGTTGCATAATCGAAAAATCGTCATTATTTTTGCAGCAAATTGGGTAATAGCCCTTGTGGCATAAGCTCATATTTTTACAGTTTAATAACTTCATTTTCAACTATGAAGCATCTACATCTCAACAACAAGAAGTTCGGCGGTGCCGCTCCCCCAGGGGAGTGAGATGAGGTGTGCATAGTTATTTCCCACCAACATTTTACAACCGCAGAAATGCCCCGACAGCTCGTGGTGTGTCTTTACGCATCCCTATTCAGCAGCTCGGAGCAGGGAGTACATTGACATGTTGGTAACAAATCCGGAGGAAGGCCTCCGGCTGAGATTAGTAAAATGAAATATTAACCCGGAGGGCTTAACGGCTCTCCCTCTAAAACTGTATAAATATGACAAAAAAATCCCCTATATCAGTAGATAAAATTCAATTTTGTGATTACTATCTGGATCAAGTAAATGATTTGTCATCCATGGACAAATTCCATTACGACGATCGCCGCGATTTCATCAAACATGAATTTTTCGGGGGCATTGCCGTGAAAGTGGAAATCAATAACATCCGCTACGACAAGGGCGCTCGCCGTGAAGTTTCTTTCAGATTGATAGACATGACCTCACGCTGCCAAGCTGCCATCCTACGGAAGAGAATCAACTTAGCAAAAGAGGACTTCAAAGAAGATTTTGTTCATTTTCCCGCTGAATCCTCAGGTCTAAAGGGAGGCCACACATATAAACTCGTGGTAAGCGATGAAAATGTATCGCAAACACTCGCCGAAGAGTTCATCCATGTTTATGACTATCCATTAGGACGGTATTACAATGTATGTAACTGCGGCGTGCGTCCCGCATGGGAGGACAACCTCTACAAGTCGCTCAACACAATTGACGACCACGACTACTATTTGAGATTCAATCTCACCACCAAAACGCCCTCAATACACCCGACAATCATGCCCGAGCTGGAACTAAGGCTCCACTACCCTGACGGCAAATATGTTAAGACATACTTCAAGGAGCCGCGCTGCTTTGGGCTTGAAAATTTTAACAATGACATTTGGAGCGTTGAGTTCCCTTTTACCACTTTCGGTGATGTTAACGGTGTTTTCTATGCCGAACTCTTATGTATGAATCTACCTATTGCCGGTTTCGTATTTGACACTATGAGCGGCACCGACATAAAAGGGAAATGTGACCCTGAGTATATCATCCCATTGGATGAATATTCGCCCGAAGCTGCCATAAAGCGAATCGACAATTATCTTCCCCACCGAAATGAATCCGAATCGGAATTTGATGACGATGATTTTGATAAAGTTCTCGACAAATTCATCGCTTCAGAACTTGAAAATTCAACCGACGAAGTGGAAGAAAGCATCGAATACGACACCGAGGATGCCACGACAAACGAGGATACCACGACAAACGAGGAAGAATCGGAACCGCTCGTATCGCTCGACCATCTCACCGGCATAAAATCGGCAAAAGAGAAACTGGCGCTATATGAACGCGTTGTACGCTTTAACAAGATGCGAGCCGACAATGGATTGCCTTATGTAAATGCTCCGCTTCATGCCATGTTCTTAGGCTCGCCCGGTACAGGCAAAACCACCGTAGCCAAATTGATGGGCGAGATGCTGCGACGCGCCGGAGTATTAAGCCAGGGGCATGTCGTGATAAAAGAACGCGCCACGCTCCTTGGACAAAACTACAACTCCGAGTCGGAAAAGACACTTCAAGCCCTCGAGGAGGCTCAAGGCGGCATTCTGTTTATCGATGAGGCATATCAGCTCTATCAGGGCGACGATCCCCGCGATCCTGGAAAATTTGTAATCGAAACATTGATGACGGCACTCGCCGACGAATCAAACCGCGACTGGATGCTCATACTTGCCGGTTATCCCGACAATATGATGAAAATGCTGAAAATGAACCCGGGATTCAAGTCACGAATCCCCGACTCCAACATCTATGTATTTGACGACTACACCGAACAGGAGTTGATGGAGATCGCCGAAAACTACTTGACGAGCAATCATTACAGCCTGTCTGACGAAGCACGTTCGGCACTGGCCAAGCGAGTTAACATCGATTACCTCCATCGTGACAAGAACTTCGGCAATGCACGTTACATAATCAACATGATACAGACCGACATTCTCCCCGCAATGGCCCGGAGAGTGACCTCGGCTGAAACTTTTGATTGTAAAACATTAACCGAGATACTGCCTTGCGACATACCAAGTCGCGACACAACACCTGCCCGACACTCCGAATCCCGTCAGCGCATCGGCTTCACAATCTGATCATCAACCATCCACACTCTATTCATTACCATCCACACTCTATTCATCACCATCCCGGAATCCTCACGATTCCGGGATTTTAACATTTAATCTATATGAGCAAACATATTAGCGATACACTATACCGAGTCGGCCACATAATGAGCTCCGACGAGGACCAGCCAATAATAATGGACCTGCTTGTCGGCTTCAATTTTTCCGATGAGCTTGTCATTGTCATCGACCTCTTCGACTACGAAGAGCCGGCCTACAACTGTTCGACCGCAGCCATTGTCAACACCGACGACGCCCGCATAATGGCCCGTAGGCACAACATTGCCTACTCACAGCTTCCACGCTTTATTGCCGAATGTATGGCTGAATGGCGGGGAATCATAAATCCCGGTCTGAATTGTGTGAGGGATTGCTTCAAGGAAATCACCGAATGTCTACTCGACGAAGGCTGCCGCTTCCGCATAAAACGCACCCACGGCCCCAACTACTACATCTGCTGCTGACACCCCCTAACCTCTCTCCTCCTTTTCCCTTCCCTCCAAATTGCTGCCGCATCCAACTTCACCCCCCGCCACATCAACGAAACTCAACCCCAGCGATAAATAACCGCCGCCTCCCTCTGCGGCATTTCGCATCTAAACGCCTCTAATATTGCTCTTAGCCGCATATTTCATATTGACTTCGATTGCTACCTCAAAAATTATCTGTAACTTTACGTTTAACAACAATGTATTACAAGTAAAAATGGAATCGCAAAAAATGAATAGGATAAAAATTGCAGCCCTCTTTTGATACTCTTGTAAGGATTTCAGAACTACTTGATATTGATGTTAAAGATTTAATTGTAAGCAATAAAGCATAGTCATGGACAAGAAAGAGATATTTAATAGAATTGAATATGTAGTGGCTTGTGTAGGAGCATTCGCCCAGCGGTATCAAATCTCCAATATGCAGGCCTACGCATATTTGCGCCGTTTCACAGGCATAGATTTCCTTCTCGACTGCTATGCTGCCGAGCATACCCTCTCCATTGACGATGCCGTTTCTGACCTTCAGATCATTTGCCAACGGGAAGGAGGTAAGATATGATACGACTCTATCACGGCTCCAACGTGGCCATTGAACAGATTGACCTTTCGCGCAGTAAGCGTGGCAAGGATTTTGGACAAGGATTCTATCTCAACGCCAATCCTGACCAAGCCATGGAGATGGCAGCTCGAACAACTCGATTCCTAAATGAGGGCGAACCAACATTATCATGCTTTGAGTTTGATGAAGACGAGACAATAAAGAACGGCTTGAACATAAAGATTTTTCCTGAATACTCCGAGGAATGGGCAGAATTTGTTGTGATGAACCGCAAGAATAATTCCGATGTTCAGGCTCATCCTTATGATATTGTAATCGGTCCGATTGCGGATGATACGGTTGGTGTGCAAATTCGCCGTTTCATAATGGGGTATTTGTCTGCCTCCGCATTAGTTGAAGAGCTGAAATTCCGTGGCGACCATGCAGTCCAATACTTCT contains:
- the rpe gene encoding ribulose-phosphate 3-epimerase, which gives rise to MLVAPSLLSANFANLQADFEILNSSNADYLHVDVMDGVFVPNISIGFPVIKAIQRLARKPLDVHMMIVEPQKYISQVRDCGAEIMNVHFEACTHLNRVVHEIKEAGMKAGVTLNPATPVFMLEDIISELDLVLIMSVNPGFGGQAFIENSLNKVSRLRRLIEASGSHALIEVDGGVNEMTGAALSKAGADILVAGSYVFKAPDPMKAIDTLKSL
- a CDS encoding FtsK/SpoIIIE family DNA translocase; this encodes MRSDNILSDNFDPDVLDREYKEPSQPAPRKRNTTRQAAAKKESKPGAISRFIHDKRTRLFVGIAMICWAAYLIIVTLSYFTHGADDQSATINLSISEMAQRGDEINNAGGPIGAFLSQSAISNGIGIGALVIIYYFLALGWGLLHKGKVGFWSLTMKSLIVAITVSIVTGLVTYKAHSWVFWGGIHGYEVNTFLMSHIGVTGAILVSILLVALVASIYLNELRLLYVAYRKRVDEHRRRVEAERAAAEESRRKVEESLKESAEIVDNSRNEVTRESSVQLENKTLDFEDYANDNNVDDNPADTYKTEPEIDDDIYDTLDDETKDDIQDEPEATDNNEDVSMTVNEGEIEEADEIATDTYDPTAELSRYHFPSIELLNNIQVKANSVDQQEMEENKERITSTLSNYSIPISHIEATVGPTVTLYEIVPAEGVRIAKIKRLEDDIALSLAALGIRIIAPIPGKGTIGIEVPNKEPQMVPIRSIISSRKFQECNYELPMAMGSTISKDVFIADLTKMPHVLVAGATGQGKSVGLNTIIASLLYKKHPAELKFVLVDPKMVEFSLYSKLERHYLAKLPDENEAIITDPMKVVATLNSLCVEMDNRYALLKDANVRTIKEYNNKFIQRRLNPEKGHRYLPYIVIIVDEFGDLIMMAGKEVETPIARIAQKARAVGMHMILATQRPSTNVITGIIKANFPGRIAFRVSQMVDSRTILDRTGANQLIGKGDMLFSHNGEMERVQCAFISTEEVEAICDAIDEQVGYPNAYPLPDYVPESDGSTSLGAVNDRDPLFEEAARFIVTSSTASTSSLQRRYSIGYNRAGKIMDQLEAAGIVGPASGAKPRQVLVDSLQLERMLEITA
- a CDS encoding LolA family protein, with the translated sequence MSRLITAILLILAVSLNAAVPVTSPEEVIASAAKSFKNAKSVTAPYSMTMDGNTVKGEAVISGDKFRITTPGMSIWYDGRTQWTYSSSTGEVNVTEPTAEELQQINPFAIINSFRSSYKARMISSTSSSCKIEFTPVNSRGAQILKATITFNASTHMPVDIALTLDNGAQASIKVGTVKTGISYPASTFVYDKSKYPDAEIIDLR
- the trxB gene encoding thioredoxin-disulfide reductase, which translates into the protein MSNESTKCLIIGSGPAGYTAAIYASRANISPILYEGIMPGGQLTTTSEVENFPGYPEGVMGAQLMDDLRKQAERFGADIRPGIITKVDFSKRPFTAVADDNTTIVADTVIIATGASARYLGLPDEQRYSGLGVSACATCDGFFYRGRTVAVVGGGDTACEEAYYLSNLAQKVYLIVRKDYLRASKVMQKRVMDKNNITILFNTNTLGLFGSEFLEGAHLVEHVGTDKERKFDINIDGFFLAIGHNPNTEIFKGQVDLDAQGYVVVSGGSTATSVPGVFAAGDVADPHYQQAISAAGTGCRAALDAERFIMESQS
- a CDS encoding AAA family ATPase, translating into MDKFHYDDRRDFIKHEFFGGIAVKVEINNIRYDKGARREVSFRLIDMTSRCQAAILRKRINLAKEDFKEDFVHFPAESSGLKGGHTYKLVVSDENVSQTLAEEFIHVYDYPLGRYYNVCNCGVRPAWEDNLYKSLNTIDDHDYYLRFNLTTKTPSIHPTIMPELELRLHYPDGKYVKTYFKEPRCFGLENFNNDIWSVEFPFTTFGDVNGVFYAELLCMNLPIAGFVFDTMSGTDIKGKCDPEYIIPLDEYSPEAAIKRIDNYLPHRNESESEFDDDDFDKVLDKFIASELENSTDEVEESIEYDTEDATTNEDTTTNEEESEPLVSLDHLTGIKSAKEKLALYERVVRFNKMRADNGLPYVNAPLHAMFLGSPGTGKTTVAKLMGEMLRRAGVLSQGHVVIKERATLLGQNYNSESEKTLQALEEAQGGILFIDEAYQLYQGDDPRDPGKFVIETLMTALADESNRDWMLILAGYPDNMMKMLKMNPGFKSRIPDSNIYVFDDYTEQELMEIAENYLTSNHYSLSDEARSALAKRVNIDYLHRDKNFGNARYIINMIQTDILPAMARRVTSAETFDCKTLTEILPCDIPSRDTTPARHSESRQRIGFTI
- a CDS encoding DUF3791 domain-containing protein; this translates as MDKKEIFNRIEYVVACVGAFAQRYQISNMQAYAYLRRFTGIDFLLDCYAAEHTLSIDDAVSDLQIICQREGGKI
- a CDS encoding DUF3990 domain-containing protein; amino-acid sequence: MIRLYHGSNVAIEQIDLSRSKRGKDFGQGFYLNANPDQAMEMAARTTRFLNEGEPTLSCFEFDEDETIKNGLNIKIFPEYSEEWAEFVVMNRKNNSDVQAHPYDIVIGPIADDTVGVQIRRFIMGYLSASALVEELKFRGDHAVQYFFGSPKAVEHLKRIEL